A window from Lagopus muta isolate bLagMut1 chromosome 5, bLagMut1 primary, whole genome shotgun sequence encodes these proteins:
- the FOXI2 gene encoding forkhead box protein I2 — protein sequence MHAFGPPAEPPLARELLDAALRPPAGGPYAWLGGPAAPYPPAAPFPPPCPERGWTSPLPQHEGPRSARPPYSYSALIAMAIHSAPGRRRTLSQIYQYVAENFPFYKKSKAGWQNSIRHNLSLNDCFRKVPRDEDDPGKGNYWTLDPNCEKMFDNGNFRRKRKRRPEAGDGGGAAGGPRVSAAPGHGQMH from the exons ATGCACGCCTTCGGGCCTCCCGCCGAGCCGCCCCTCGCCCGGGAGCTGCTGGACGCGGCTCTCCGCCCGCCCGCCGGCGGTCCCTACGCGTGGCTcggcggccccgccgccccctaCCCGCCCGCCGCTCCGTTCCCACCGCCGTGCCCAGAGCGGGGCTGGACGTCGCCGCTCCCGCAGCACGAGGGGCCCCGCTCGGCACGGCCGCCCTACTCGTATTCGGCGCTCATCGCCATGGCCATCCACAGCGCGCCGGGCCGACGGAGGACCCTCAGCCAGATCTACCAATACGTGGCCGAGAATTTCCCTTTCTACAAGAAGAGCAAGGCGGGCTGGCAGAACTCCATCCGACACAACCTGTCCCTCAACGACTGCTTCAGGAAGGTCCCGCGGGACGAGGATGACCCGG GTAAAGGCAACTACTGGACACTGGACCCCAACTGCGAGAAAATGTTCGATAACGGCAACttcaggaggaagaggaagaggcgTCCGGAGGCTGGAGACGGCGGTGGGGCCGCGGGGGGCCCCCGTGTGAGCGCAGCCCCCGGGCACGGCCAGATGCActga